ACAAGTCTGGCTATAGAAGTACACATACTATCAGTTTGATCATACATGGTGGCATAATGCCTTTGAACTTGTCATGTATTTATAGATATTCAGAAAACCAGTGGCTACTAGGGAATGTTTTCCTTCAAACATTAGATCTGGCTCATCAGCAAGTCAAGGGTAACTAGGAGTAAAAAGTATATTGGGATGTCTTTTATTTACGTGAAGCAATGAACTATTTGTCTTAACATAATTTACTTTCAGGAGCTAAAAGCATATCAAAGAGTCATGTCTTATCCTTCTCTTTGGTATATATTTAGAGCCACCAGCCAGATTAGGCCTTTTTAAGTAGTATGAGAAGTCAAATGAAcatctgagaaaaatattttgaagactttTAAATAATAGTCTAGAAAAACTGACATGAAAAAGAACTcgtttgtcttttgtttttggtgctggggattgcatggtaggcaagcactctaccaactgagtcttATCTCCAGCCCACAACTCAAGTTTGAAGCTCCTCCTTTGTAGAAACATTAGATATGCTGtgcttttaaaaactaagttgtCATAGCTAATTTGTGCCTGTGTTAGAAACTCTTCTAAAATTACTTTTCAAGTAATCTAATAGGAGAGTGTCTCTATAGAAGTCATTCAAATTACTTCCATAGAAAGTGTCAACAGGGCCAGGGATGAAGCCTAGTGGTAGCTTGCCTGGCTTGTGCAAGGCCTTGGAGTTTAACCCCCAACACTGCAAGAAAAggacagggagggaagggaaagggagagaaggaaagaacagGAGAGGGGATGGAAAGGAATGagtcattaaaacaaaatatggcaTAAAAGCTCTAAAAAAAGTTTACTAAGCTCCAGAATTTTATTTATGTCAAACTGGAAAATAATATGAGTTTATAAAATAACTACTGCATAATAGGGTCAGCTGCAGCCTGGCCTAAAACAAATGGAGGAGTGGGTGGGTCTTGGCCTCCAGTGGGAGGGTCTTCACTGCTATGCACtgtgtgggggaggggcgggtCTGTGAGCTCACAAGGGCAGCACGAACTCACAAAGCCCCTGGTGGCCAGTTGGTGTAGCTCCCTATGcctcctggtcatttggctcccTGTGATCTGCGTGGTCAGACCACTCAGGTGTGGGCTCCAACAGAAAGCCTAGTGTCCGCAGCCTGTTTTTGTGGCTGGGCAGGATGTAGTTGGCAAATCAGTTTTGGCGCAATGGAGGGGCCAAGGGCTGCCCCTCAGCCTTGCTTGGGCCTGGGCCTGGAAGAAATATTCAGGGTTGCGTCAGCATTGCCTGAAGATGCAGGACCAGGCCCTAATCCTGGTGGCTTTCTTAGGCCTTTGGTGATATGTGCAGCTGTTGGATTTTTTGTTGCTCTCTTGTTTTTGTGGAGAAGTGTTCAGTCTTTTAGAAGCAGGTTTTCCGTGGGAAGAAAACTGGCTCTAAAAGTTTCTGAACTACTTGCAGAAAAATGCAAACTACTTGAAACATTTAGTCTTGTTCAAAAAGGGTGTGACGGCTTGGAGTCATCCTTAAAGGATGCGAGTTTTGTGAAAGAGTCAGTAGAAGAACAAACTTTGGAGGCAACGTATGAAAAGCTGAATCGGTCCAAATCTAAACTTGAAGATGAAATACTCATTCTAGAAAAAGAGCTGAAAGAAGAGAAATCTAAACGTTCTGAGCAGGATGAATTGATGGTGGATATAGCACAAACAATAAAGTCCCTAGAAGAGGAATCAAAATCCCTCAAGTCACAAGTATCTGAAGCTAAAACAACCTTCAGACTactggaaatgaataaaaaagaactgaaggtAGCAATAAAAGAGGCTCTGAGTGAGAATAACCAGCTTCAGGAAAGTTACAAACTCCTCTTACAAGAAGCCGAAGTATGGAAGGAAAAAGTGAGTGACCTTCTTAAAGAGAAGATAACATTAGAAGACTCTAAGGTACAGGCAGAAGAAGTTCTGGGTGATACAGAAAATCACATTAAGTCTGTGACCAAACGCTTGCTAAAGATGGATGGGGCTCCTGTGCCTGGAGAAGACCTAACAGATGATGGTAACTTAAAGTTGGAAGTGAAGAGTGAGTCAGAAATTGGTGTTCACTTAGGAAATCAGCCAAAAAGAGCTTTGAAGGAACTGGTTCATGCTGTTAAGTTAAATGCCTCTTTAAAAACCttaggagaaagaaatcaaatttatacttcattttctgaaatacaCGAAAGAAAAGAAGATCTTACAGAACCTATTAAAAATCTTGAGACTGAAGGAGAATCTTTGCGGTCAGAAAATAGACAGTTTGAAAATGAGAACCAGAAGCTTCAGCAGAAACTTAAATTAATGATGGAActgtatgaagaaaatgaagtgaaaCTCCTGGGGAAATTAATAGCAGAGGAAGAGTGCTGGTTTGAGGAAGAGGAGAGACTTTGCAAAGTGAATGAAAGGATCAGCCTGGCAGCTAAACAGCTGGAGACCTGTAGAAAGCAAGCCAAAGATTTGGAGGAAGAATTGGAGAGTACCATTCATTTTTATGAGAGGCAGATTCTTTTCTATGATTCTCATAGAGCACCTGCTGACACTGTGACCCTGTCATCTCCATGGGAACCGGATTCATCTTGCCCTGCTGAAAATCAAGCAGCTGGctctggctttgtttttgtacCTCTCGTTCCAGTCAGAAATCCATCCCTTGGAGTAGATGCAAGGAGGAATTTCATGAGAAGAggatctttccttcctccacctcctccaggaaacaTGTATGGAGCATGTGGAAATTATTTTCCACGTGGCCCACCCACCCCTTCCATTCCCCGTGTGAAACATCTATTCACTGAGGCCTTTTCCTCATTATCTTTTCCCAAGAGCTGaattttccccccacccccacattctGAACGTAGAAGTGAGTTCCCTTCAGTGTCAATTCCACCTTCAAATGAGCCTTCTGTTGAAGATCCAGAACCACAGCAAGAAATTTGACAATATTTTTGATCTTTCTTCAAAagtaatttgacttatttttagtttaactGCTTTTACTTCAGTGACTCTACTTTTACTCCAATTGAAGATTAATGGAATTCTCATCCTTAGGATGGTACTTTGTAAATAAAGATGACTTAAATATGAATCTTATgagtaaattatttccattttattttataatacatagtataaattttaatttggttaatcCATTATTACATAAACAACAGTGGAGTTTCATATATGTAATCTTGCAGTTTGGGATATTTTAAACTCAAACAAAGGGTGTGCCTTTATGCCAAAAATGCATTTACTATGATTGTAGCAAATGggaaagtaactttattcttaataagacttttaattgatttaaattcttgtttggcattgatgataataataaaagtaagctatattttccataaaatagaataagtagAGCATATTAAGAGTGAACAAGAAACATGAGTGAACATGTCATGTAAACAGGaaatttccaaaatacaaaaaatgccAGTTCTCAGAACATTTTTAGGAATTACAAACCCCAATTTAAGCTCACTCTGTCCCCATTTTCTCTTATATCTTCTTTACTTTTTGCCCATTTTCACAAAATTAATAATCACATTCTATTGTGGTTCACTGATAACAGGGGGCGTGACCtcgtctttgttttgttttgctctcagGGAGACTTTTGTAAACTATAAATGAATTATTAGGACACTGAAATGAGAGAACAAAGACATAACTTCAGATTTTGTTATTGTTAGAATCTATCATCATAAAATGACTCAGTTGaacttttacaaaattaaaaaaaattcttattctcaatttctatatcattgcaaatatgtaacaatttgTAAACCTGCACCAGATCAGAGACCACACTTTGAATAGTGTTTTCCCAATAGAGACCAAGAAagaccatttattaaaaatacccTAATGAAGAATTAGTGgagttgcagaatatcatgctaagtgaaataaaccaaacccccaaaaccaatgGCTGAATGTCTCTCTGATatgggatgctaattcacaataagcgaTGTGGTagagaagaacagagttacttacgtagagggaagtgaaaggaggggaaggtatatgggggtaggaaggatagcagagtgaaacatattattacctcatgtacatatgactgCTTGACTGacatgatcctacaatatgtacaatctgaaaaatgagaaattatacttcatttatgtatgattcatcacaatatataaatgcattagcTTTTTGGtaagtaataaaattttcaagaagTACTGAAGTTTTTCCTAGTTACCTGCCACCGTGAGGTATATCTCCATGAAAAGAGGCAAGTTTGAACagaaacacaacacacacactgtgaaagaattttcattatttcttgaaGTAAGATTTTATAGTACTGATAGgcttcttgctttttaaaatttgtttagttttattcttattagttgtacatgacagtagaatacattttgatagatcataaataGAGTGTATgtcttttctgattgtacatattacagGATCATATCaatcatgtattcatacatgtacatgatgccatattgtctgtttcactctactatcatttcttcccccatacccattcccctctcttcactctcctctgcctaatATGCAGTAACTCTCTCCTTCCCTATCCCCActcccttactgtgaattagcttaggcatatcagagaaaacatagtacctttggctttttgggcttggcttatttcacttagcatgatattctctaacccATCCATTTACGTTCATTACGCCAAAATTACGTTCTTCTTTAAAGCCGTATACTCCCTGTTTTAGTGAGCATTTTCAGTGCTGTGACCAAAAGCCCTGACAAGTACAATTAGAGGAAGAACAGTTtgttttggggctcacagtttcagaggtctcagtttatagaaGGCTgcttccattccttggggctagaGGTGAGGCTGAGAACATCATGGCACATGTGTTCacagagtgtggtggagggaagggactcaagacatcacaccaggaaagGTAGAGGGAGGGAGAACCGGGAGATGGAGaaggggggagaaagagagagagcccAGCTGGAGCTCTCCTCactaggacaaaatataaacaccaaagcACAGCCCTAGGGTCCCTCGTCTTACAGCCATACCATACCTGCCTACAGATATCACCAAGTTCATCCCTATCAGGGAACTAATGCACTGAAGAGGTTAATTACTCTTGTAACCTGATCAtttatctctaaactttcttgcattgtgtcacaatGAGCTATCTGGAGGAcatcacatatctaaaccataacactgataaaataaattatagaattcAGAAATCCTGTCCTTTCAGTAAAGTAGGCAAGTGAAAAGATGAGTTCACAACTTGATATGACAGAGGAGGATCAGCAGCATCTTAAAATGGAAGTCTATTTGAAAAAACGGGCAGTGCTAGGAGACAGCACAACCAAGCCTAGTATTTACAACCACATATGGCAGTCTCTGCACTAATTATATTTTGTCTTATAATGCTTCCAAATTACTTCCTATCTGTAAAGAGCAGGAATCATGTGCTTCTTCAAAATATCTCCTAAAACCTAGCCCAGAATTGGGGACTAATGGAGTGGGCGAAGGACTAGAAGGAGGCttaggaaaaagagggaaagaatttagaaaatgttaCAACTATATACAAAACTACTACTGAAAAGGGGTTCTATGAGACCCAGGTATCCAAAagctaaaatatttcatgaaaccACCATTTATTCAAAGACTTCAAATTCAACAAGGGATATGTCTATACAGTGTTATCAGAAACATAAGACTATAAAATACACTTGTAGGACATAACTCTGGTTAAACATTGTCTTGAGATATACATATGTTAGCAATCACTCAGCATATTGATGGTCAGTTATCGCTAGAACATGTGCTTCTTTAACTTAAATTCTTACACATAATAGTAAACAGCAGAGTGATAGCCTTATAATGTAGAATTGTGTGAATTCAACTTGACTGTTTTCCCCcagtacattcattcattttcttaaagatcAAAGACCAGCTTTATTACAATTACAGAGCAAAGTCTTAGCAGTAAATGAACACCTTTATAAAAAAAGAGCCAAAAAGTCTAAAGAAGTGTCTTCCATTAATCTAAGTAGTTGAGTGGCTTCAAGAAGTTCTGTGGTTCCCACGACGTCAAGCCAGCTATCTGATGAGTCCGTAAGTAGTGGTGCTGAAGAAGTTACAAAgacatttccttcattttaaactTATGCATGAGTGGAAAGCACTCTACTCTGGATCATATTGTGAATTTTTATGTAGAAAAGCAGCATGAATACTAAGTTTTAAAGGATTTGAGGAACTGACTATGAGAGTGGATGGAAATTCTGATGgagatttaattaattttttaaagtactgctCTTTTTGTTAGTACTTAGAAAGTTCCAAAATTTTTGAGGGCTCTACCCTAATGTATATTTTCTGTCAGTCCTGTTCCTCTTAGGCTACTATTTTGCAGCATATGCAATATACCTGTTATTATAGCAGAAATATATGTACGTAGATCTCACATAGGTTAAATTGAAAGTAATAGATAGAAAGCAAATTTATGTTAGAACACCAGTAAGGGAGAtatcctcatttccttttcttttccttttttcaccaTAGCTTTATTGATAAAGCCTTCTGCAAGTCATGCTAAAATAGATAAAAGGACTTTTAAGAGATTCAAGTGCATTAGTTTATAATAATCAAACCTTTTGCTCCCatgacttttgtatttttcttattatgaacattaaagaaagTATGTTTGTTTAGTATAATTCTCCAGCTTATCTTTCTCAAAATCAGAACATAACAGATTTATGAGATTGGAAAGTCTCTGTTATCTAGTCTAATTTTATACCAAGTGGTAATTCCTTTTTATACTATCAGTTATAAATTTTGTGCTAAACATGTAGTAGTTATTGAAATGTAGTaaacaaaaagtcagaaaaatctAGATATCAATCAAACTGCAATACGTGTATTTCCTAGTTCTGTCCATTGAGAAATACACAAAAGGCACTTGAGAGACTTGAGCACATTTTGTGCCTGTATTTTGATATGAAAAGTAACTATTCTCCAATAGAAAGAAGCAGATATCCTCAAAAAAATGGCTGATTGCAGGGCTTGGGCAACGGAAATAGAGGATGAATCCAGAACATCTTATGGTAACAGAATTTTGTGATTAGTCTGCTGGGCTATTGCTTGCCCCATGTGTTTGTGACCACAGGAGATGGCAGTAAATCTAAAAGAATGTTACCATGTTTATTTGTCCTCTGTAGGTCCCACTGGttatttttgaggaaaaggaaatagtGCAATAATTGGAATTTGTTGGATTTTATATTGTATAGCAGCCTTCAGAAGATGATAACACCAGTGGGAAAAACTTGTAATCAATACTCAGTAAAATTGTAAGAGACATCTCTGTGCTCCAAAATTTCAAGACATAAAAACGCTTTCCTGAAGTTCATGTAGATTTGTTAAAAGTGTAGCACAAGCGAATAGTAGTTTTATGTTTAGCCAAGAAAATCAAGAGTAAGTGCACAACCTCCTGGTGGATGCCCTCGATTTTTGCTCTCTGTGTTCCAAATTCCTTAATCAGAATGAGCTCTGAGCCATTTCCAAATTAAGCCCTGATAGTTGGCTTAATAGAAGTCAGTTTTATACtaggatgtttttatttttaaaatcaactccCTTAAATTATGACTAAGTGTAATTTGGAAAATACTTGCTTTTCATTGTGCAAAATTAAATCTGTCAATTTTAAGAAGAAGATTATTTTGGCATGATGATGGGATTATGAGATTTGTTTATGTAGCTGATTGAATTGCTTTATCTCTAAGCAGCTGTATATAAAAGAACTGtgtatttttgtcatttataatgTCTGTttttccctgtttattttttaagccaGTTAACTGCCTTACTGAAAGGGGATGGGTAAAAACGAATGAACACTGTGTGGAACCTCTCACGACTACCAGCTCATGTTAGTTAGGGCATTAAGGTCCATGGCAGAGAGACCAGAGGCAGTGACAGGGATGGATAAGCCTTGGAATCTGCATCTTGCCTTCCCTGGGTCTTGCTTTACCCATAGAAACTCCCCTGTGGCCAAAGCTCTGACACCTCCCTGTGAGGTAGCCCGCAGCATGCTTAATGGCGTTGTCAATTGAAGACAGGGGAGTGCAAGCAGAGGAGTCCACAGCCAGGCAGCCAGAACCAGCCAGCTGGGGAGCCCACATTCTTAACAAGGGGTCACAGCCAAAGGAGCAGCTGCCAGTTGTCAAGCTGCCGCTGCTTCCTGCTCGCTCTCTCCCAGTATTGTGGGAGGGGTTTTAAAAGGAGACATCATGAAGATCTGCTTCCTTGCCATGAACATGGGTGTGATCCACACATCACTTAGTCTCTCTTGGACACCATGCACTGTGACTGTGAAGCAGCCCATTTTCTGCAGGAGGTGCCAAAAAAGACACATTCTCCTCACTGCTGTTCCATGTTGTTCAGCCTTGTTCAAgttgaattcattttatttatttatttatttatttattttttattattgtacacaaatgggatacatgttgtttctctgtttgtacatggcgtaaaggcataccatttgtgtaatcataaatttacatagggtaatgtttgattcattctgttatttttttcccttcccccccacccctcccacccctcatttttttaaagcaagaacaATTTAGTGTTTTTTGTTATGggtaataaatattaagaaagctGAAATTTAAAACAGGTCGACTAGGATTCTCTATACATTATGTTTACATAAGGACTGCTTCTGCCTTCCCCAAATCAGTTgcacagagggaagaaaaagtgAATTGTACAGTCCGTGGCTCCCACTGCTTTCTTGTGCCAGCTGTCTCCCTGCAGAGCAAAGAGGTGAAGTGCAGAAGCatcctctctgcccttctcctccCATCTTCTGTTTGCATTCAAAGCGTTCTGAACAACAAACGCAAAATTAGGTTTGGGCTTAAAAGGCTAAATGACCAGCCGCCCAGGACTGTGCTTTATTTGAGGAGACCTGGTGCACAGAGGACAAGAACTGCCTCTCAGTCACAGGGCTAGGTGAGGGAAGTTTAGGATCACCTACAGAAGTCCCTTAGGATATCAGAGCAAAAGCACAGCAGCCCATATAAACTCATATGCAGCATCAGGGGACCTTCTGTGCAGCCTGGCCAGTGAGCTTCAACCCTCAGAGATTCTACCTGCAAGAACTTGCCCTCCCTGCTAAGGTGGATGCCGAAAGTCAATTCCATCACACTGTGGCATTGATCTCTAGAGATAAGAAGTAACTACGAGGGGTTACAGAGGACTGGTAAAATGTAAAGTGTAGAATCTTTTCACACTTGTGGAGCAAGTAATATTCAATAGTTGGAAACATATATGCTGTACAGTTGTGGTAAATACAGTTAAACCTTATGTGCTGAAGAGCAAAAAACAAAGACTTTCCAGTGGGGACTCAAAGTTTGAGAGTAATGTAGGGAGTTACTTCCTGACTCCTGAGAGTCCATAATCTACATGCATGATATCTCACCGTTATGCATTTTTTTCAGGTCATCTGGACAGAGGCATTTCTTATCTCATGGAGGCTCTgaaacacctttttaaaaaaaaaaaaaaaaaaggtcaagatATTGAAATTAGTTAAACATCTCAAATGCTAACATCACGGGCAAAGCCTCATTTTTACAGAATATAAAGCACTCCATTTCTTCCACTTCTAAAGCTTGTTAAGAGAAGTCGTGACCAAGTCGTGTTCTTGCAGCATCTCTGGGTAGCGGAACATTTCTTGCTCAGTCCTGGCCAAACGTTGCACAGGAGTGATAAGCTTCATGTCTTGCATGTCTGGCATCCTGTTATTCTCAGAATTGGGGCAGTCTGTAGATTGATACCAGCATGACTGTGCTGCTCTGCCTTGGCTTTTGGGGATGCTACCGTGGCCTAGTCCCTCTCTTCTGCAGGAGGAAAAGATTGTCCAGAGTTCATCTTGTTGGCCAGCTCTTGTACCGATGTGATATCAGTTTCAGCAACTAAAGCATCAGAGCTAATTCCTTCTGGGGTTCTGACTGATTCTTgcaaaaatattaagaacaacTTGCCACAACTCTTGTATTGGTGTGGCACCATTTCTAATGGCCTCTTTGTACAGCCTGATAACATCAAAGGTGCCTTGACTTGCCAGTAGCTTTGCTTTACAGATTCAGAATTTAGCATTTTTTCAGCCTCAGGAATGCTGGGCAATATGGTATTTCACTAGGAAGTACACCCTCTTCGAGCTGCAGGCATTCTGTCAGTGTTGTTAATTTACTGGACAACTCCCActgagctttcttttttcttcttcttttttaatgctcTTCCAGAATGAAATACTCATTtctcctattatttttcttttttcttttaagttccaTAGGGGGGGCGCTTATAGATTTTCCCTTAGATTTCTGCCATTCTTCCAGTTGTTTCCTTTGATCCGCTGATGTTACCTTCTTTTTGGTGTTTGGGTTAGTTTGTTCACCCTGTGGGACTCCTGTCCCATTAATTAATGGTTGTGATTCCAGCTTGAGTTTTAGGAGCTGCCTTGTTCAGAAAATGGCTCTGAAGAAAAGCTTTCTTCAATTTGGAGTCCACCATCTGTGCCCATTTGCTCCTATGCTGGGGATGCTTAGAACAACTGAATTTTACCTACCACATTGAGTTCTGGCTTATATCTCTTGTGTTTTGCAGTCCACCAGATGTCTGAGGTCCAGAACAAGTCTGCACGGACTTCCAATCTTGCTTGGTGCTTGGATATCTGTAGTATGTCTTGCTTCCTGTGCAGTAACAGAGCTTGGTTGCATGTATTTGCCCCTTTCAGCCTTTACACACTTTATGTACATGACTGCTGGTTTCTTTGATGCTGGAATCCTACTAAGGGTCTGCACAAGGTGAGAGGGAACTGTCCTCGGGGATTTTTCTCCTGGTCTTGCAAGATCTGCTTCCTTAGAAAGTTGCTGTGACTTCAGTGGTACAGTGTGGATGTGTGTTTTCTGAcaaactacttcctgtatttcaGAACAGCACTGTTCATCAAACTTATACCCAGGACTTGTTCAGGAGCCAATGTGCTCTTGGTTTGATTGAGTGTTGGTGTTTGGTTACTTATGGTACACAGTTCAGGATCTGGCTTCTTCTCAGGTTCTGATAA
This genomic stretch from Sciurus carolinensis chromosome 12, mSciCar1.2, whole genome shotgun sequence harbors:
- the LOC124961301 gene encoding cTAGE family member 6-like → MEGPRAAPQPCLGLGLEEIFRVASALPEDAGPGPNPGGFLRPLVICAAVGFFVALLFLWRSVQSFRSRFSVGRKLALKVSELLAEKCKLLETFSLVQKGCDGLESSLKDASFVKESVEEQTLEATYEKLNRSKSKLEDEILILEKELKEEKSKRSEQDELMVDIAQTIKSLEEESKSLKSQVSEAKTTFRLLEMNKKELKVAIKEALSENNQLQESYKLLLQEAEVWKEKVSDLLKEKITLEDSKVQAEEVLGDTENHIKSVTKRLLKMDGAPVPGEDLTDDGNLKLEVKSESEIGVHLGNQPKRALKELVHAVKLNASLKTLGERNQIYTSFSEIHERKEDLTEPIKNLETEGESLRSENRQFENENQKLQQKLKLMMELYEENEVKLLGKLIAEEECWFEEEERLCKVNERISLAAKQLETCRKQAKDLEEELESTIHFYERQILFYDSHRAPADTVTLSSPWEPDSSCPAENQAAGSGFVFVPLVPVRNPSLGVDARRNFMRRGSFLPPPPPGNMYGACGNYFPRGPPTPSIPRVKHLFTEAFSSLSFPKS